The DNA segment ACTCCTCCCGCCACCACCATCATCCCCGCACCCCCGCCGCCGGCAACCGAGTGCCCGGGTTCGCATCCCCTGCCAATCTGGTCCTGCCGATCTCCCGGAGCCTGCCGCTGAACGACGGATTGTGGTTCTTGGTTCAGAACTCCACCGACATCCAGTCGACAAAGCTCGCCATTCCGACGAACACCTACCGTGCGGTGCTCGAGGTCTATGTCTCTTTCCACTCAGCAGATGAGTTCTGGTACACCAATCCCCCCGATGCCTACATATCCGAGAACAACCTCACCGATCTCCCCGGGAATGGGCCCTTCAGGGAGGTCACCGCCAGGCTAGACGGCGAGATCGTCGGCGCCATTTGGCCGTTCACCGTGATCTATACTGGCGGAGTAAACCCGCTGCTGTGGAGGCCCATTTCCGGCATCGGATCGTTCGATCTTCCATCTTACAGTATCGAGATTACCCCCTTCCTGGGGAAGATTTTGGATGGGAAGCCTCATGAATTCGGTTTCGGAGTGACGGACGCTTTGAATGTCTGGTTCATCGATGCCAATTTGCATCTCTGGTTGGATGCCAAGAGCTCGTATACCTTGGGAAGTCTGATCAAGTACGAAGCACCAGAGTATGCTCCGTCTCTGGATTCTCATTTTAAGGGTCTCGACGGGCGATTCAAGACGAGTGCGAGCAGGTATATATCTTCCACCGGGTGGGTGAGGTCGTCCTACGGGAAGATCACCACCAGTTTCTTCCAAAAGCTGCAATATGAGAACTTGATGGTGTTTTCTGGGAATGGAAGCGTTCAGACGGTCAATCAGACTATAGATTTCAACTACGGTACTTATGCCAAGCATCCATCTTCCGTCTTGTACTCGGAGCATGTCCACCGGAGCTTTCCGCTTTATCTGTACACGGGGACTGTCGACCAAGGGAACGACACCTACGATCAGGTCGCAAATGTATCACTGGGATTCAACGAGAAGAAGCTCTCGGGAGAGAAATTTGGCTTTACATATAGCTCTTTGAAGAATCTGCAGACTGGAAGTGGTGACATGCGAGTGAAGGGGAATTTGGTGCAGAGTGGTGTAGCCAGCACTCAGCAAGTCTACAAGTATGAAAGCACTGATGGTTGCTACTATAGGAATGTGAGAAGCAGTAATTACACTATTCTATCTGACAAATCAGAAGAATTTTGCACCAAGAACTCACCTTCAGATGGAGAGTACATTTTTACCTGATGCCTTGCTTTCTTAGTCAGGAGGAAGTTTCTGGCATCTGAATTGTATAGGTTGATCCTtggaattatgttcaataaaaggaAATCAAGCTCTATGAGGCCACACTGCCTTGGTTTTTGGATTTCCAGATGCTGCTGTAAGTTAGGAACCTAAATTTTATGGGCTTCGGTTTATCTTTGTTTCATAGTATATGCTTCATTTAATTGCTTACAATGATAATTGTTAGTGTTCTTAGAGTCTGAACCATTTTCTTTATCTGTATTTACATTCTTGTTTCTGATTTTGTTAGATGAAGCTTAAATTTGTCATACATAATAATATTGATACATATGTATAGACAACTGACCTGATCATATGGTATTCTACAATAAACTGACAGAAATGACATGAGATTGAAACATTTGAGTTTGTGATACATT comes from the Musa acuminata AAA Group cultivar baxijiao chromosome BXJ1-10, Cavendish_Baxijiao_AAA, whole genome shotgun sequence genome and includes:
- the LOC104000853 gene encoding peptide-N4-(N-acetyl-beta-glucosaminyl)asparagine amidase A-like, coding for MPPALAPTNTSTNRSGQHITVESSSYPMAATSPLLLRLLFLSLTIHFGISGAHLHRSKLTASEDEQISVATTAAAGLPPFSPTTFFEVTKPVPLPRGDEPACSTLVLQHDFGFTYGKPPITASYRPPCARLRRGRVPSRAVLEWSAACQGRQFDRIFGVWLGGVELLRSCTAEPRATGIVWTVRKDVTRYAALFARPQTLAIYLGNLVDQTYTGVYHVNVSLHFFFDSSRHHHHPRTPAAGNRVPGFASPANLVLPISRSLPLNDGLWFLVQNSTDIQSTKLAIPTNTYRAVLEVYVSFHSADEFWYTNPPDAYISENNLTDLPGNGPFREVTARLDGEIVGAIWPFTVIYTGGVNPLLWRPISGIGSFDLPSYSIEITPFLGKILDGKPHEFGFGVTDALNVWFIDANLHLWLDAKSSYTLGSLIKYEAPEYAPSLDSHFKGLDGRFKTSASRYISSTGWVRSSYGKITTSFFQKLQYENLMVFSGNGSVQTVNQTIDFNYGTYAKHPSSVLYSEHVHRSFPLYLYTGTVDQGNDTYDQVANVSLGFNEKKLSGEKFGFTYSSLKNLQTGSGDMRVKGNLVQSGVASTQQVYKYESTDGCYYRNVRSSNYTILSDKSEEFCTKNSPSDGEYIFT